One Gordonia pseudamarae genomic window, CGCGGGGTGGGGTCCTGAGCCGAAACCGCCCTGGCCGGGTGGGATCGGGTTGGCCGGGCCCGACGGCCACGATCCCGGCTGTGCTGTCGGCCCCGACGGGGTCGGTGCGGGGACGGGGGCCGGCTGGAATCCCGGCCGGGCACTGCCCTGGGCGGTGCTCTGGGCGACCTGCAGCGCGCGCACGAGCGCGGCCGCGAAGGCCCGGCAGTCGGTGAAGCGCCGGGCCGGGTCCTTGGCGAGCGCGGTCTCGAAGACCTGGTCGAGGGCGGCGAGGTCGGGTCGCACCGCGCTGACCCGGGGAACCGGTTTGGTGGCGTGCGCCATCATCATGGCCGGTGCGGTGTCGCCGGAGAACGGGGTGGTGCCGGTGATCAGCTGGTAGGTGGTGCAGGCCAGCGCGTACTGGTCCGAGCGCGGGCCGGCCGCATTGCCGGCGACCACCTCGGGCGCCAGGTAGGCCATGGTGCCGACCACCATGTTGGCGGCCGTCATCGAGGTGGCGTCGGTGACGAGTTTGGCGATGCCGAAGTCGAGGACGACCACCTCGTCGATCTGTTTGGTGTCCGGGTCGCGGGTGACGACGATGTTGGCCGGTTTGATGTCGCGGTGGATGACATTCTTGCGGTGCGCGTAGTCGAGGGCGTCGGCGACCTTGGTGGCCACGGATCCGATCTCGGGCAGGGTGAGTCGTTCGGTGGCCAGGTCGCGGCCGTCGATGTACGACATGGTGAACCAGGGCGAACCGTCGACGACGCCGTAGCCGTGCACCGTGATGATGCTGGGGTGGTTGAGGGAGGCGGCGGTCTTGGCCTCGGCGGTGAAGCGCCGCTCGAACTCGGGGTCACCGCTGACGGAGATGATCTTCATCGCCTCACGGCGACCGAGGTGCGGGTGTTCGACGACGTACACCTGCCCCATGCCGCCCTGACCGAGTTTGGACAAGACGGTGTAGCCGGCGAACTCTGAACCCGGTTGCAGCGCCATCGATCTCCCCTGTGTTCGTCCATCCGGCGCGCACGTGCCGGATTGTCTTTCGTTCTGATGTGAATTGTTGCGACGCAACCTTCACCCGCGGTACGGCGGCGAATGATGCTGCGCCGGTGCGGTGTTACCCGCCCGTCGAGATCTTGGACTGCTGGTCGGGACAGAATACGCCGATCGCCGCCCCCACCACCGAGCCGTTGGAGACCGGTCCGAGGCCGAGCGAAAGGTTGAGCGCGACATCGATGAAGGGTTTCCCACCGCGGATGTCGGCGCAGGCCTGCCTGCCCACGGCGATGTACTCGGCCTCGTCGGGGACCGCCACGCCGAGCTGCTGGAGGGTGCGGATGAAGGCTTCGTTCTCCTTGTCCTCGGACAGTCCGTGGCCGCTCGCCTCGGGTGAGGTGGTGGTTGTTTCGGGGCTCGGGGTCCGGCTGGTGTCCGCACCCGATCCGGTGTCGGTCTGCCCAGTGTCGGTCTGACCCGTGTTCGTCTGATCGCTGTCGTACTGTGAGGCCTGCGCGGGCCCGTCCGCGACGGGCGTACCGTCGGTGGTGCAGCCCCCGAGCACCAGCGCCGCGCCCACCACGGTCGGCAGCAGACTCACGCGGATGATTCGTCGGATCATAGGGTGCGTCTTCCTGTCGGGGCGGTGTCTCTGTCGTGCGGGCCCCATCGCGTACGCACGCGAACACGATTGGGGTGTACCCACCGTTTGCGGGTAGTAGCTGACGATACCCGCTGGAGGCTGCCCGTCGGCTACTCGACCGACGCGGACCGGCCCACCGACGCCCCGTCGGGGTCCGGCGATCGGCGTTCGCTCAGCCGGTGGCCATCTTGACCTGTTGGTCGGGGCAGTAGGCGGCGATGCCGGCGCTGGCGACCTTGGCGTTGCCGGTTTCGTCGAGGCCGACGTCGATGGCCGAGGAGGCGTCGGTGTAGGAGGTACCCGAGCTCATCGCCTCGCACAGTGTGACCGCGGCGGCGATGAATCGGGGTTTGTCGGTCACGGTGACGCCGGCGATGTCGAGCATGGCGAAGAAGGTGGAGTCCTTGGCGGCGACGTCGGCCGACGACTCGCTGGCCGAGGAGGCCGCCGACGCCGCGCTGTCCTGGTCGGAGCCTCCGCCGCAGCCGCTCACGGCGATCAGTGCCACCGCGGCAATCAGCAGGATCGCGGTCCGGACGGTCGTGCGCATCACGTGTACTCCTTCACAGCAGGCCGCCTCGTCGGATGCCCGCGCGCGGTGTGCGCGACCGGGCGCCGCGCCGGGCGCGTTCGGGCGGCGCGCCCGCCACTGTAGACCGCGACACGCCGCATCCCGGAACCGGCCGAGCAACCCCGCCCGGATTTTGGTTCAGCAAACATGAGTTGTGGTATCGATCGACATGGCCGCAGGTCAATTCAGGGCCGCGAGCACCTGTTCGGCGATGGCCCGCTGTCCGGCCGCGTTGGGATGCAGTCCGCCGACCGCGCTGACCGAGGCCGCCCGGTTGCGGGCCGGTTCGACCCAGCGCGTGCCCTCGGACCGGCAGGAGTCGTGGCCGTCGGAGACGCCGGCCATATCGACGTAGCGCACGCCGGGCGCAGCCGCCGCGGCCCGGCCGATCGCCGCGTTGAGGTGGCGTTGCAGGTCGTGCACCGACGGCACGTCGCGGGCGGCGACCGGAACATCGGGGTAGCAGCCGGTCCGCGCGGGCAGGATCCACGGGTAGCCGATCAGCAGCACGCTCGCCCGTGGGGCACGCTGCCTGATCTGCCGTACCGCCGTGACCAGCGCGGGCGCCGTCGCGGTCGCGATCTTGTCCCGTAGCGCGGAGATGTCGTCCGCACATGAGTCGGGCGGAGTGGCGGCGGCCGCGGCGCCGCACAGGCCGATAGATTGCCCGAAGGCGCCGTTGTCGTTGCCGCCGATCATCATGGTGACCAGCTCGGTGTCCTCGGTCAGGGCGTCGAATTGCGGTGGGGCACCCTCGAACTGGCCGGCGGTGAGGTGTTCGGTGGCGGCCCGGGCGCAACTCACGTCGGTCAGCACGCGCCCGGTCCGCTCCGCGACCAGGGTCGCGTAGTTGCGGGTCGACCGGAAACACAGGAACGGCGAATCCTGCTGCAGCGGCAGAACTCCGGTGCCCGAGGCATAGCTGTCGCCGAGGTTGACGTACCGCTCCCCCACCGCCTGCGCCGGCGGCCGGGGAGCTTCGGACTCCCCGGCGCACGCCGTCACCAGCAGCAGTGCCGCGGACAGCACGACACTCAGCCGGCACATATCACTTCAGGAGCGCGCGACTCATGACCACTCGCTGAATCTGATTGGTGCCCTCGTAGATCTGGGTGATCTTGGCATCACGCATCATGCGTTCGACGGGGAAATCACGGGTGTAGCCGGCGCCGCCGAAGAGCTGGACGGCGTCGGTGGTGACCTCCATGGCCACGTCGGAGGCGAAGCACTTGGATGCCGAGGAGATGAAGCCCAGGTTCTTCTCGCCCTTCTCGGCGCGGGCGGCCGATGCGTACACCATGAGACGGGCGGCCTCGACCTTCATCGCCATGTCGGCGATCATGAATTCGACACCCTGGAAGCTGCTGATGGACTTGCCGAACTGCTTGCGCTCCTTGACGTAGGCGATGGCCTTGTCGAGGGCGCCCTGCGCGATGCCCACGGCCTGTGCGCCGATGGTGGGCCGGGTGTGGTCGAGGGTCTGCAGCGCGGTCTTGAAGCCGGTGCCCTCGTCGCCGATGATGCGGTCGGCGGGGATGGTGCAGTCCTCGAAGTACAGCTCGGCGGTCGGCGAGCCCTTGATGCC contains:
- a CDS encoding DUF732 domain-containing protein, producing MIRRIIRVSLLPTVVGAALVLGGCTTDGTPVADGPAQASQYDSDQTNTGQTDTGQTDTGSGADTSRTPSPETTTTSPEASGHGLSEDKENEAFIRTLQQLGVAVPDEAEYIAVGRQACADIRGGKPFIDVALNLSLGLGPVSNGSVVGAAIGVFCPDQQSKISTGG
- a CDS encoding SGNH/GDSL hydrolase family protein, which codes for MCRLSVVLSAALLLVTACAGESEAPRPPAQAVGERYVNLGDSYASGTGVLPLQQDSPFLCFRSTRNYATLVAERTGRVLTDVSCARAATEHLTAGQFEGAPPQFDALTEDTELVTMMIGGNDNGAFGQSIGLCGAAAAATPPDSCADDISALRDKIATATAPALVTAVRQIRQRAPRASVLLIGYPWILPARTGCYPDVPVAARDVPSVHDLQRHLNAAIGRAAAAAPGVRYVDMAGVSDGHDSCRSEGTRWVEPARNRAASVSAVGGLHPNAAGQRAIAEQVLAALN
- a CDS encoding DUF732 domain-containing protein, whose translation is MRTTVRTAILLIAAVALIAVSGCGGGSDQDSAASAASSASESSADVAAKDSTFFAMLDIAGVTVTDKPRFIAAAVTLCEAMSSGTSYTDASSAIDVGLDETGNAKVASAGIAAYCPDQQVKMATG
- a CDS encoding serine/threonine-protein kinase, whose product is MALQPGSEFAGYTVLSKLGQGGMGQVYVVEHPHLGRREAMKIISVSGDPEFERRFTAEAKTAASLNHPSIITVHGYGVVDGSPWFTMSYIDGRDLATERLTLPEIGSVATKVADALDYAHRKNVIHRDIKPANIVVTRDPDTKQIDEVVVLDFGIAKLVTDATSMTAANMVVGTMAYLAPEVVAGNAAGPRSDQYALACTTYQLITGTTPFSGDTAPAMMMAHATKPVPRVSAVRPDLAALDQVFETALAKDPARRFTDCRAFAAALVRALQVAQSTAQGSARPGFQPAPVPAPTPSGPTAQPGSWPSGPANPIPPGQGGFGSGPHPAPSNPIPAGTAPLGAFGTVQQSGPQHNPYSAFGSGPQNASLPGAGGPAGGGSGNSKNQTRILAGIAVSAVLVIIIALVVIVAKKSGSDDESTTTVGTTTSTTTSTDDAITSETTTTTTTEDTTTTSAPTTINLPDSQKDSIFIKTLESSGIAVNGNDSQYIATAKQACTDIRGGKSFLDVALNLSMGNDPTQKGTIVGAGIAVYCPEQESKITAGS